A stretch of the Ochrobactrum sp. BTU1 genome encodes the following:
- a CDS encoding GNAT family N-acetyltransferase, with translation MKNMTVIIRAYQAADKQTLSSIWYRASLEAHAFLGKDLLRDQQKLIEDVYLEKAETWVAVLNGEPVGFIGLLDCFIGGLFVDPSAQGYGIGRRLLDYALALKGELSLEVYADNKGACRFYQRLGFQEISRREEDDNGLPFANIWMQRKA, from the coding sequence ATGAAAAACATGACGGTTATCATCCGCGCCTATCAGGCTGCGGACAAACAGACATTGTCTTCCATCTGGTATCGCGCTTCTTTGGAAGCACATGCGTTTCTAGGAAAAGACCTGCTACGCGATCAGCAGAAGCTTATCGAAGACGTCTATCTCGAAAAGGCAGAGACCTGGGTCGCCGTTTTAAATGGTGAGCCGGTCGGGTTTATAGGCCTGTTGGATTGTTTCATCGGCGGACTCTTCGTTGATCCCTCCGCGCAAGGATATGGCATAGGCCGCCGCTTGCTCGACTATGCTCTGGCATTGAAAGGCGAACTCTCTCTCGAAGTCTACGCCGATAATAAAGGTGCCTGCCGTTTCTATCAGCGGCTCGGCTTTCAGGAAATCAGTCGTCGCGAGGAAGATGATAACGGGCTTCCGTTCGCCAATATATGGATGCAGCGAAAAGCTTAG
- a CDS encoding SH3 domain-containing protein, which translates to MYRVLSQRFFIAALGSIALLLVVAPLGASHNHAAMAQASAGTTLGASGLPVPRFVSLKPARVNLRVGPGRDYAVSWLFMKSGLPVEIIQEYDNWRRIRDADGTEGWVYQSLLSGKRTAITAPWLKNDQGAMITMRRDPSETSGLSAEVEPNVVGTVRECNGQWCRMDIQGTRGWIRQSDLWGVYPDEVFD; encoded by the coding sequence TTGTACCGAGTACTTTCGCAACGCTTTTTTATCGCAGCACTTGGCAGCATTGCCTTGCTGCTGGTGGTTGCGCCGCTAGGCGCATCGCATAACCATGCTGCAATGGCTCAAGCATCAGCAGGCACAACGCTGGGCGCAAGTGGCTTGCCTGTACCCCGTTTTGTCAGCCTCAAGCCGGCACGCGTCAATCTGCGCGTAGGTCCGGGGCGTGATTATGCCGTGTCATGGCTATTCATGAAATCAGGCCTGCCTGTCGAAATCATTCAGGAATACGATAACTGGCGCCGCATCCGCGATGCCGACGGCACGGAAGGCTGGGTCTATCAGTCTCTTCTGTCCGGCAAGCGCACGGCGATTACGGCACCATGGCTCAAGAACGATCAGGGCGCGATGATTACCATGCGCCGCGATCCGAGCGAAACATCGGGACTGTCGGCGGAAGTCGAGCCCAATGTTGTCGGCACAGTTCGCGAATGCAATGGCCAGTGGTGCCGGATGGATATTCAGGGTACGCGCGGCTGGATCAGGCAATCGGATCTCTGGGGCGTTTATCCGGATGAAGTGTTCGACTGA